From Sulfuracidifex tepidarius, one genomic window encodes:
- a CDS encoding HEPN domain-containing protein produces MQRYNDWLRKAERNLKSAEVNMENQLYEEVCYESQQTAGKAVKALLNFRHMEAIHQSTTLLL; encoded by the coding sequence ATGCAAAGGTATAATGACTGGCTGAGGAAAGCTGAGAGGAATCTAAAGTCGGCTGAAGTTAACATGGAGAATCAACTGTATGAGGAAGTATGTTATGAGTCTCAGCAGACAGCTGGAAAGGCGGTCAAAGCTCTGCTGAACTTTCGTCACATGGAAGCCATACATCAATCAACCACTCTCCTTCTGTAG